The segment TAGGTATTAGCAATACTACTATTTATTAAGAGAGCCTTCCAATTATGATTATAAGTTCATCTAAATGTACATTTTGATTCAGGAAAAAATTGCCGTTTTCTTTCAAGCACCTGACGATTCCTTTCAATCCTTTTCATTTAGAAATCAAGACTTTTGTATTGTTCAGTAATTAGAACAACAAAAAATCATCTTTAATCATAAATAATTGACACTATGTACGCTTTAAAAAGGGAATTTATCAGGTACACCGATCAGATAGGAATTACAGGATCATTTGTTTGTTTGGTCCATTGTATTATCACCTCAGGAGTGATGATTGGAAGTTCTTTCTTATCTCATTCAACCCATCATCATCACGATCATATCCACCATATTCATCAATTAGATATTTGGGGAATGATTGATTTATCTATGATCGTTATTAGTGGTATGGCAGTTTACTTTTCAACATTAAAATGTAGTGCACAATCGCTTCAAAATAAATTGATGTGGGGAAGTTATATCATTTATGCATTGAGTATGATATCAAAATATATTGGTTTTGAGCCTGTTTGGTTAAGCGGTCTTTCCTATGCCATGTCTTTCATGCTGATAGGTCTTCATTTAAGAAACATAAAGAACTGCGAGCATTAGTAGGCATTGCAGAGAAAAGGTTCAATTGAAAATGAAGATTTCTTACAACTACTTACATTTTTCATTCAAGAGATTCCTTTTTTCAACCTCGATATTTATTTGTGATACAATCAAAATGATGGTGCTCACAGATTTATAAATACAATGAAAAACAATACACTATTTCACATCAATTTGTTTGTTCTAAATGGAGTCAATTTCTCATTTGCTCAATACGAAAATAAAACGATTGAAATAAGTTCTTCGATCTTACCCATCGTTGAAATTCCTAAAAAATTATTAATCAAAAATTAAATAACAAAACAATGAAAACAGTTGAACAATTCATGTCGAACGCCAAATTTAATATCGGTTTCTATAACGTAGAAGACATCATTCAGATACCAGGAACCAATTGGATCGTTGGTGGAGGTATTACATGTTATGGACCTAATTTCTGGGATAAAGTAATCACAACAGGTTATTGGCACTTATTTGACGCTGAAAAAGAAACTGGGTTTAGAGTTGATTCTTCGTCTATTAAAATAACTGCAGAAGAAGATCGTTTCCCATTAACAACCCCTCCAACTTGGAATGCATTTAGTCCTCACGGTTTTGACTTCCATAATCAAACAGAAACTACTATTGAAGTGTACGTAGCTAGCCACGCTAGTGCATCTGGTGAAAGTAGAGAAGCTGTAGAGGTATTTAGAATTGACTATTCAGAAGAAATTCCAACGTTTACATGGATTGGTGGGATTGATGTAGCCAAAGATTTTTGGCCAGATGCTGTTGCCTTATTGCCCGACGGTGGTGTAGTGGCAACATCTACAGGTAACCCGTTAATGCCTCAAGAAGAATCTATGAAATTGGCACTAAAAGGAGCCCCAATTGGAAATACTCGCGTTTGGTATAAATCAAATGGATGGCAAGATATTGAGGGATCAGAAAATATTTCAACACCAAACGGTATTGTGATTTCAGAGGATGGACAACAAATTTATGTCGCCGCTTCTACTGGTTTTTCTGTGGTGAAAATAGATCGAAGTGTATCTCCTGTTAAAGTCACTTCAATGGATTTAGGAGGTATTCCAGATAACTTACGTTGGTCAGCAGATGGAAAATCGATTTTGGCAGGTATCCATGTAGTAGATGAACCATTGGATTTTGCCAAGCAACAAGAAGTGGCTGCCGCTTATGGTGGTAATCAAATGACGACTTTCAAAGTCACACGTATTGATCCTGAAACGCTTGAGTTGACCGAAGTAATGCCGGCTGCTGTTTATGGTGTACTAGGAGCAGGAACAAGTGCAATCGAAGTGGGAAATCGTATTTGGGTAGGA is part of the Flammeovirga agarivorans genome and harbors:
- a CDS encoding YncE family protein — translated: MKTVEQFMSNAKFNIGFYNVEDIIQIPGTNWIVGGGITCYGPNFWDKVITTGYWHLFDAEKETGFRVDSSSIKITAEEDRFPLTTPPTWNAFSPHGFDFHNQTETTIEVYVASHASASGESREAVEVFRIDYSEEIPTFTWIGGIDVAKDFWPDAVALLPDGGVVATSTGNPLMPQEESMKLALKGAPIGNTRVWYKSNGWQDIEGSENISTPNGIVISEDGQQIYVAASTGFSVVKIDRSVSPVKVTSMDLGGIPDNLRWSADGKSILAGIHVVDEPLDFAKQQEVAAAYGGNQMTTFKVTRIDPETLELTEVMPAAVYGVLGAGTSAIEVGNRIWVGSTKSDRVGIFDLK
- a CDS encoding MerC domain-containing protein, translated to MYALKREFIRYTDQIGITGSFVCLVHCIITSGVMIGSSFLSHSTHHHHDHIHHIHQLDIWGMIDLSMIVISGMAVYFSTLKCSAQSLQNKLMWGSYIIYALSMISKYIGFEPVWLSGLSYAMSFMLIGLHLRNIKNCEH